TCTAGTTAACAGAATGCTACCATTGCATATAGTTGATGTACTATTGTTTGTGGTTTGGGTTGCAGATACTCGACTCGACTGAGAAAGCCATCGAGCATAGCTTGGCAAGCACCGGCCGCGCCAATGTGCGAGCAACAGCAATATTCTCAGAGAGTTCCAAGACTTCTTGCTTCACTTGGCTGCTCCTGTTTGTAATGACTTGTGTATTTGTCATGGTTATACTTCTAATCCGTGTCACTTAATATATGAAAATGACTATACATTATACCTTCCCTAAaatgtaaagttccttttctcCAGGACATCATGAACTTGTTATATATTTGTACTTGTTAGTCTCTCTGCTTAGTAAATGATTGAacaatgttttatttttttaaatatctcaCATATTTAAGTCAATTCAATTTTGGTTTATGATTTTCAGTCAGTTAAACGTTTTGATGtgttactataaaaaatattttatatacacTAAAAATTAGGCACTAAATTGATCactatttatttatgtatatttatacatattgatttacataattttttaattaaataattagttactaaaataataaaatacgtaataataaaataatgaaatttgTGACAGATTGATAGTTAAATTTGCTTATAGTAGTATAATAAAAATGTTTTATgaaatattaaatatgtatttttatacACAATAGTTGATTAATACTTAAGCTATCATATTTTGTAAATTATCtattattgaaatatttttaaCGTAGAACGCCTATAATTCAGGCCAATAATGTATGGAATTcgatttttctttaaataattagaatttggcACTCATTTCGGTACATTTAGATTGAGAAAAaatcatttttcttatttaaatgaGGAGACAAGAAATATATTATTTGAATATATAAAGGtaaatagaaaatataaatatgcTATAGAatcaacaaatttttttaatataatttgagttAGATATACGTGTGATTTTAAATCAATTCTCCAATcatgtgattaaaaaaaattaggatactatttgaataaattatattttatattaatgactaattttggTATAAATATAACATAGTCGTTAACTTGTTATTCATACCATTGTCCTGTTAAAGGCGCCACTGTGCAGAGAGAAGTTGGTTGATTCGTTGAGGGAAGAAATATGAGAGTGAGACTGAGACGCTTCTCTTCTTCACCATCACCTCCCAAACACacactatcttcttcttcttctgcgaGTCAACCCTCAAATTCTCCACCCATTGATCACTCTTACATCGCTCGCATACTTTCCAGAACCGATTGGGCTTTGTTGCTCAAACACGAATTCTCCAAAAACAAGGTATCTTTACTCAACCCTCGTTTTGTTGTAAGCATTTTTCAGAATCAAGATAACCCTTTACACTCCATAAGGTTCTACACGTGGGTTTCTGCTGTAAACCCCTCTTTGGCAAATAATCAAACACTTCATAGGGTATTAGGGAACACTCTTTATAGGAATGGCCCTGTTGTTTTGTCTGCTGATTTGATTAAGGATGTTTCTGATTCCGGTTTCCGGGTGTCCGAGGAATTGTTGTGTGTCTTGTTTTGGAGTTGGGGTAGGCTTGGTTTGGCCAAATATTGTGGTGATGTTTTTGGGCAAATTTCATTCTTGGGGATTAGCCCTAGTACTAGATTGTATAATGCACTAATTGATGCATTGGTGAAGTCGAATTCGATTGATCAGGCTTATTTGAGGTTCCAGCAGATGTCGGCGGATAATTGCACCCCAGATCGGATCACTTACAATATCCTCATTCATGGTGTATGCCAGAAGGGGGTGGTGGATGAGGCGCTTCGATTGATCAGGCAAATGAAGGATAGGGGGCATTTCCCTAATGTTTTCACCTATACAATACTAGTTGATGGGTTTTGTAATGCAAGGAGGGTTGATGAAGCCTTCCGAGTTCTTCATACGATGAAGGAGAGTCGAGTTAGTGCAAATGAGGCCACGGTTAGGACGTTAGTACATGGGATTTTTCGATGTATAGAGGATACAAGTAAGGCACTTGAATTATTATCTGATTTTCTTGAAAGGGAGCCTACCCATTTTAAGTTAGGTTGTGATACCATTTTGTATTGCCTGACAAATAAGTCGACGGCGAACAATGTAATTGTGTTTTTGAGGAAAGTGCTAGCAAGAGGCTATGTCCCTGGAAGTTCCATTGTCAATGTCATAATGGTTTGTTTGGTAAAAGGAGCAAATCTTAAAGATACTTGTGAGATGTTTGAAAGTTTCAGAAAACTAGGTTTGAAGCCGGGGGTTGATTCTTATCTTTCACTTCTTGAAGCCTTATACAAGGACGGACAGAGCGAGGAAGGGGATAGAATCTTTGATCAAATGACTGTGGATGGTCTTATTTCGAGTGTTTATGTGTATAACATGATTATTGATTGCTACTGCCGAGCCAAAATGATGGATCGTGCATCAGCGATTTTTAGAGACATGCAGCTTAAGGGATTcaccccaaaccttgtgacatTCAATACCCTCATTAATGGCCATTGCAAGGATGGAGCTATAGCCAAGGCACAAGAGCTGCTGGAGATGCTCTTGAAAACTGGACTCAAACCCGATATCATTACTTTTAGTTCTATAATTGATGGACTTTGTCGAATAAACAGGACTGGGGAGGCTTTTGAATGTTTTAATGAGATGATTGAGTGGGGCATCAATCCAAATGCCATTGTTTACAATATATTGATCCGGTCTTTATGTGCCATTGGGGATGTTTCGAGATCAACAAAACTTCTAAGAAGAATGCAAGAGGAAGGAATAAGCCCTGACACATACTCCTATAAtgctttgattcaaattttttGTAGGATGAATGACAGTAAGAAAGCCGAAAAACTGTTTGTTTCGATGTCAAGATCTGGCTTAAATCCCGATAGTTACACATACAGTGCTTTTATAGAAACACTGTTGGAGTCCGGGAGATTAGAGGAAGCGAAGAAGATGTTTTACTCGATGGAGGCAAATGGTTGTCCTCCTGATTCTTATGtatgtaatttaattattaaaaaactgGTTCAGCAAGACTGCTTCGAAGACGCAAAAAACATTGCAGAAAAATGCAGACAGAAAGGAATGTCCTTGAATCCTGTGTTCAATTCATAGAGTCGGTTTTTCGCCAAGTTTCTGAGATGCTGCTATTGTTGAGCATTCTACATGGAATGTATTATTGCCAGACAGGTACCTTCTTGATACTCTTTCGATTATttgttaagaaaataaaatgatcAAATCAATTGAAGTAGGAAGGGTGAATTAACTTGATAACTAAATAGAATCTATTTGGATTTTGGTGATATCTTTGTTAGCAACCTAAAATGTTAATAGGAGCTTATATGTTTAACATTTATTCTAACATAATCTAAAAAAAGTTTTGGAACTAATTTGGagttttactttttaaattgaGTTTTAGGGAGGTTATACTGATCTTGTTTGAAAATGCTGGGTTTAAGATggatcttcattttcttttatagaGAGTTTTATATATAAATGGTATAAACACAAATATGATTATGATTGGACATTGTGGCAATATGTGATTCATATAGTCGACCCTACCTAGTTCGACAAAGCTTATTGGTTGTTATTTAAGTTTATATTGTTTGAGAGAACATTTGAGGGAAACCATGGAGCTAATCTAATTTGTTTATATATCTATTATACATATTGTTACCCCTTAACAACAgattgagatttttttttttatatttttattgttattgcaACTTGATTAGATATGCTTTAACGGTTAAATTTTCTCTCAGCTTTAAATCTGCTGGACTGAAATTGGATTGTGATATTACTAAAATTCTTGGTTTTGAGGATTATGAATGAAACTTTGCCTTTTCTTGAAGCAGCTTGAGCTTAGAAAATGGAAATTACAGAGATTAGGTAAGCTTTTAAAATCATGATATTGTTAAACTTAAACTTATAATCTGCTCGAAAATATAACATGTAAATTGTAACCTCTTAATTTAAAAGGTGTAGCGGCCATTAACACTCTAATTAAGTAAACTaatgatgattttttttttaaatatgctCTAGTGCAGAAATTTTGATTAAAGAAAATGTTAAAATAAAGTGAATAAGAATATTGCTTCCACAGTAGCATCGGCCAGTAAACGCATGTGAaatttattattccaataaaGTCATTGTAATTAATTAGGGTCAATTTTATGGATATGGAGCTTGTATGTGAGCTTTTCATTGATATGGAGTTAAGGTGGGTTAGACATGTATGTGGGGCAGAATTTTGGCAGGTTTTGGGAGAAGGATTCGGACGGTCCGAGTTCTTTGTTTGTGACTTTGTTAAACCGGAAGACGCACGGTCCGAGTCGTGGTGGGGGGAAAATGGTTTGTTGAGGAGAAATCGGACCCTGCGAGATGGCATAGGAGAAGCAGAACACGCACGGTCCGAGTTGCGTGCATCGATTGGATTCGGACCGTCCGTTTTGGCTAGGGATGGCAGAACCGGTTTATGAAAACGCATGGTCCGATTTGGTTGCTTAGTATATTTTTGAATGAAGTTAACCTAGTCGGATGGTCCGAGTTGAGTATAGAGTCTATATAAAAGTGTGCAACGAGTTAGTGTTAGGTTacccttcttcttccccttcttatGCGCCGCTTCCTTCCTCTGTTTCGTTCTTCTGGATCTCTTATATGCTTGTTCAAAATCAAAGAAGTATGTAGTTAgtgttatgttttttttttgtgagtAGGAGAAATGAGTGATAGAGTACTAATAAAAGTGTATTATTTTGGTCAAATTTTATTACAAACATCTGAAggagtaaaatttatttgtgaaaatccAATAGATGTTGTTATTCCTTTTATCATTTCCTTTGAAGAACTCAAAGGTTTGATCTGTGAAAAGATTGATTCTGAGAGGGCAAAAAAAATATCCTGTGTTCTATACAGATATCCCGTACCGGTATTTGGTGGGTTTGTCCAATTTCAAACAAGATATGTGACGGACGAAGCGAGCATGCAGGAGatgttttcaatgtatattgaaAACCGGGCGCAGATCTCGTTTATCGAGttgtatgttgagtttgaacaatttgAGGCAGACCGAAACATTCTACGGGAAGATTATAATAGTGACAGTGAAGAAGAGTTCGAAAGCAACTACGAATGTGTTGGTGCAGATGGAGATGAAGATCATGGTGAGGAAAATATGGATCCAGATGTGACAGAGGTGGCAGATGCACTCGCAAACGATATGCCGTTTGGGGAGCCTTCATTCATGCGAGTTCTGGACTTGGAAGCCATGCATGTTCCGGAGTTTCCGGAATATATGACTGCAGGTacgttaataaaaaataattgtcttttttatttatttattgaattatttatgaatgaattattatttattaccCATTATTTAAGCATGCGTTGATGTCATGTATGTGTTAGACATTGAACCGGTTGACCTGATcctatgtaaaaaaaaaaaataaaaaatagtaggaagttaaaaaaataaaagtcaaCATATGTGTTCAGTAATGTTTGAAACATATAACGTTATTTTAAACGAATATAGAACatagaatttaatattttattattatttacgttAGGGTCGGATTTATGTCATACTTGATGCAGTTAATATTGATTTTGTATGGTTTtgaaatatatatgtatttattgaaatttttccCGATGCTTGTTGTCCTGGCAGAAGTTCCTATTGTCGCAGATGGTGAATTTGCTGTTGGGATGGAGTTTAGTTCCCGGGAAGCTGTTATTAAGGCAATAAAAGAGTATACCATACGACGAAGCGTAGATTACCGGGTGTATGAGTCTGAGCCTTTGACATTTTATGCCAAGTGTACGCAGTATGGGTCAGGGTGTGATTGGCTTATCAGGGTTAGTCTGATCAGCAGGAAGTATTGTTGGGTTATAAGGAGGTATAACGGTAGTCACACTTGTACCAGAGCCACCATTTCACAGGATCATGCGAAGCTGGACTCCATCACAATTGCAGAAGCAATAAAGCCATTGGTTGAAGCTGATCCCTCCTTAAAGGTAAAGTCCGTTATAGCAGAAGTGCAATCGAAGTTTAACTATACTGTTAGTTATCGGAAAGCATGGTTGGCTAAGCAAAGGGCtgtagaaaaaatatttggaggtTGGGAGGCATCGTACGAAGCGTTGCCTATATGGTTTCAGGCCATGTGTCATAAGGAGCCATCAGCTGTTGTCCATTTTGAGACTATGCCTGCATACCAAGGC
Above is a genomic segment from Arachis stenosperma cultivar V10309 chromosome 1, arast.V10309.gnm1.PFL2, whole genome shotgun sequence containing:
- the LOC130940499 gene encoding putative pentatricopeptide repeat-containing protein At3g16890, mitochondrial isoform X2; the protein is MRVRLRRFSSSPSPPKHTLSSSSSASQPSNSPPIDHSYIARILSRTDWALLLKHEFSKNKSNSIDQAYLRFQQMSADNCTPDRITYNILIHGVCQKGVVDEALRLIRQMKDRGHFPNVFTYTILVDGFCNARRVDEAFRVLHTMKESRVSANEATVRTLVHGIFRCIEDTSKALELLSDFLEREPTHFKLGCDTILYCLTNKSTANNVIVFLRKVLARGYVPGSSIVNVIMVCLVKGANLKDTCEMFESFRKLGLKPGVDSYLSLLEALYKDGQSEEGDRIFDQMTVDGLISSVYVYNMIIDCYCRAKMMDRASAIFRDMQLKGFTPNLVTFNTLINGHCKDGAIAKAQELLEMLLKTGLKPDIITFSSIIDGLCRINRTGEAFECFNEMIEWGINPNAIVYNILIRSLCAIGDVSRSTKLLRRMQEEGISPDTYSYNALIQIFCRMNDSKKAEKLFVSMSRSGLNPDSYTYSAFIETLLESGRLEEAKKMFYSMEANGCPPDSYVCNLIIKKLVQQDCFEDAKNIAEKCRQKGMSLNPVFNS
- the LOC130940499 gene encoding putative pentatricopeptide repeat-containing protein At3g16890, mitochondrial isoform X1; translation: MRVRLRRFSSSPSPPKHTLSSSSSASQPSNSPPIDHSYIARILSRTDWALLLKHEFSKNKVSLLNPRFVVSIFQNQDNPLHSIRFYTWVSAVNPSLANNQTLHRVLGNTLYRNGPVVLSADLIKDVSDSGFRVSEELLCVLFWSWGRLGLAKYCGDVFGQISFLGISPSTRLYNALIDALVKSNSIDQAYLRFQQMSADNCTPDRITYNILIHGVCQKGVVDEALRLIRQMKDRGHFPNVFTYTILVDGFCNARRVDEAFRVLHTMKESRVSANEATVRTLVHGIFRCIEDTSKALELLSDFLEREPTHFKLGCDTILYCLTNKSTANNVIVFLRKVLARGYVPGSSIVNVIMVCLVKGANLKDTCEMFESFRKLGLKPGVDSYLSLLEALYKDGQSEEGDRIFDQMTVDGLISSVYVYNMIIDCYCRAKMMDRASAIFRDMQLKGFTPNLVTFNTLINGHCKDGAIAKAQELLEMLLKTGLKPDIITFSSIIDGLCRINRTGEAFECFNEMIEWGINPNAIVYNILIRSLCAIGDVSRSTKLLRRMQEEGISPDTYSYNALIQIFCRMNDSKKAEKLFVSMSRSGLNPDSYTYSAFIETLLESGRLEEAKKMFYSMEANGCPPDSYVCNLIIKKLVQQDCFEDAKNIAEKCRQKGMSLNPVFNS
- the LOC130940499 gene encoding uncharacterized protein LOC130940499 isoform X3; the protein is MEITEIRYPVPVFGGFVQFQTRYVTDEASMQEMFSMYIENRAQISFIELYVEFEQFEADRNILREDYNSDSEEEFESNYECVGADGDEDHGEENMDPDVTEVADALANDMPFGEPSFMRVLDLEAMHVPEFPEYMTAEVPIVADGEFAVGMEFSSREAVIKAIKEYTIRRSVDYRVYESEPLTFYAKCTQYGSGCDWLIRVSLISRKYCWVIRRYNGSHTCTRATISQDHAKLDSITIAEAIKPLVEADPSLKVKSVIAEVQSKFNYTVSYRKAWLAKQRAVEKIFGGWEASYEALPIWFQAMCHKEPSAVVHFETMPAYQGDDLIGHIWVLHRVFWSYYPCIRAFRHCKPVV